TGTTCGGCCTGGCCGAGCATCCGACGATCGGCGCGGCGCGCGTGCCGCTCGTCCTCAGCCTGACCAGCCCCGCCGGCCGGCCGATCCAGACGACGCAGGACCTGCCCGGCTTCTGGCGCGGCAGCTGGAGCGCGGTGGCGAAGGAAATGCGCGGCCGCTACCCAAGGCATCCGTGGCCCGACGACCCCGCCGCGGCGTCGGCGACGCTGCGCACCAAGAAGGCCGACGCCCGCCGGAGCGGGTGAGGGGGCGATCGAGCATCTCCCATCGTGAGGGCGCAAACCCTGCTTCCCCGAACCGCGCGCGCGCGTTAAGGAGCGGATCATGCCTACCGCCCGCATCTTCCAGCGCCCCAAGAACGCGATGCAGTCCGGCAAATACCGGACAGACCATTGGCAGCTCGAGTTCGAGCCCGCCGAGGCCAAGAAGCCCGATCCGCTCACCGGCTGGGCGGGTAGCGGCGACACGCGCGAGCAGGTGCGTCTGAGCTTCCCGACCGAGGCGGCGGCGATCGCCTATTGCGAGGCGCAGGGCTTCGACTACGAGGTGATCCCCGCGCCGCAGCGCAAGCTCAAGCTGCAGGCCTACGCCGACAATTTCCGCTGAGCGGCAGCCGGGGCGTCAGAACCGCCAGTCGATCTTGTCGGTATCGCCGCGGCAGATGTCGCGCAGCGCCTGCCATTCGCCTGGGCTCAGCGCCGGCGTATAGCCGCCGTTCGCGCTGATACGGAAACGCCGGGCGCGGTCCGCCGACATGGGATGCGTCGCGAGATAGGCGAGCATCCGTTCCGCCCTATCCGACCTGCCCTTGCCCGGCCCGCCGCGCCCCAGCCGGTCGAAGAACGCCGCGGTCGGCAGCGGCGACACCTTGGCGGCGCGCAGCAGGCCGATCGCATAGCCGTCCGCCTTCGCCTCCGCGTCGCGGGAATAAGCGGTGGCGAGGATCGTGTTGGTGTAGCCGCCGACATGCCCCTCCATCCCGCCGAGCAGCACCGAAAGGCCGAACTGGCGCAGCAGCCCCTCCATCACGTCGCGGTGGCGGACGTGGCCGATCTCGTGCGCGACGACGCCGGCGACCTCGTCGGGCGATTTCGCCGCGCGGATCAGTCCGTCGAACACGACGATGCGGCCGCCGGGCAAGGTCACCGCATTGACCATCGGCAGCTTGACGACATCCACCTCTAGCCGCGGATCGTCCGGGTCGATGCGCGTCGCCAGCGTCTTCAGCGCGGCGCGCCCGGCGGCATCGGTGCAGCCGCGCCGACCGAAATCGCCGACCATCGCCTCGCCCAATTGGCGCTCGACCGAATCGGGCACCAGCCGCGCGAGCAATGCGGGCGTGCGCAGCACGACGACGACCGCGACCGCCGCCAGCGCGGCAAAGACGATCGCCGCGCGCCACAGGCCCAGCCGGTCGACCCAGCGCCCGTATCGCACCGCCTGCGGCAGCGCGGCGCGCAGCGCCGGCGGCATGGGGCCGGCGAAATCGATCCGCCAGCCCGGCCGCCCTTTCAGCCCGTAGCTCGCCGATCCGGCATCGGCATGGCCGGGCACGAGATCGGCGAGCGGCAGCGCCGCGCCGGTGGCGCCGTCCTCCTCCAGCACGAACGTGTCGCCCGCGACATGCAGCCGCGCGCGCCGACGCAACGCGTTGACGCCATCGTAATGCCAGACCAGCGGCGCGTCGTCGGCCACGCCTGCGCGTTCGTCAGAAGGCGCCGACGTCACCCCCGCGCCTTCTTCAGAAGGCGCCGACATCGAACGCATCCAGCAGGCCTTCGCCCTGGCCCGGCTCGCGCGTCGTCGACTGGGTCAGCGTG
This portion of the Sphingomonas sp. FARSPH genome encodes:
- a CDS encoding ETC complex I subunit, with the protein product MPTARIFQRPKNAMQSGKYRTDHWQLEFEPAEAKKPDPLTGWAGSGDTREQVRLSFPTEAAAIAYCEAQGFDYEVIPAPQRKLKLQAYADNFR
- a CDS encoding M48 family metallopeptidase; this translates as MADDAPLVWHYDGVNALRRRARLHVAGDTFVLEEDGATGAALPLADLVPGHADAGSASYGLKGRPGWRIDFAGPMPPALRAALPQAVRYGRWVDRLGLWRAAIVFAALAAVAVVVVLRTPALLARLVPDSVERQLGEAMVGDFGRRGCTDAAGRAALKTLATRIDPDDPRLEVDVVKLPMVNAVTLPGGRIVVFDGLIRAAKSPDEVAGVVAHEIGHVRHRDVMEGLLRQFGLSVLLGGMEGHVGGYTNTILATAYSRDAEAKADGYAIGLLRAAKVSPLPTAAFFDRLGRGGPGKGRSDRAERMLAYLATHPMSADRARRFRISANGGYTPALSPGEWQALRDICRGDTDKIDWRF